A stretch of the Amycolatopsis sp. BJA-103 genome encodes the following:
- a CDS encoding YciI family protein produces the protein MPQYVGFIRATKDSHDHLGPGEAQRVLENYLAWADERTKEGRFVGGGGLSKSGRVLRGSGGEVGATDGPHTEATEIVGGYQVIEAEDLDQAEKIFSTHPHLEFGPIEVRKVGERGCED, from the coding sequence ATGCCCCAGTACGTCGGATTCATCCGCGCCACGAAGGACTCGCACGACCACCTCGGCCCCGGCGAAGCGCAACGCGTGCTCGAGAACTACCTGGCTTGGGCGGACGAGCGCACGAAGGAGGGCCGGTTCGTCGGCGGCGGCGGGCTGTCGAAGAGCGGCCGGGTGCTGCGCGGCTCCGGCGGTGAGGTCGGCGCGACCGACGGACCGCACACCGAGGCCACCGAGATCGTCGGCGGCTACCAGGTGATCGAGGCCGAAGACCTCGACCAGGCGGAGAAGATCTTCTCGACGCATCCGCATCTGGAATTCGGGCCGATCGAGGTGCGCAAGGTCGGCGAACGCGGCTGCGAGGACTGA